GCTGCTGTGGGCGGACGTTTGCCGGCGGTTGATCAAGCCGCCCGACCTGGGGAGCGGCGGCAAGCAGGCGATCGATCTAGAGACCGAAGCGAAGGAAGCGGTCGGGCTGTACATCGAACGCGATCAGTTTCCCGATAAGCTGTTCGCCCCGCCGAAGCGAACGACGTTCCTCGATGACGACGCCAATCCGATCTACGACAAGGAGATGCGGAGCGAGATCTTCAGCCAGGGAACTCTCATGCTGCGACTGGTCATCCAGATCAGCATGGGCCTGGCCCTCCCCGTGATGGCGGTCTGCCTGTTCATGCAGCGGCAGTTGGCGCCGTGGTACATCGCCTACGTGCTGCTGTTCAATCTGTTGGTGGGGCCGGTCTTCTCGGCCGATAGTCTGACGAGCGAACGCGAGCGGTCGACGCTCGACCTCTTGCTGACAACGCTCATCACGCCGTGGCAGATGCTGTGGGGCAAATTGCTCTCGGGGCTGCGAGTGTCGAGCGTGCTGACGTCGTTCTTGCTGTGGCCGGTGTTTCTCGCGTGCCTGATGCCGGTAGGCTATTGGCCGAATTTGCTGACGATGGGGGGCTACTTTCTCATCGTGGGGATCACGGCGACGACGACGGCAATCACGGCACTGTTCTGCTCGACGGTGTTCAAGAAATCGTCGAGCAGCCTGATGTGCAGCTACCTGGTGCTCGCGACGCTGTTCCTGGCGCCGGTGGCGGCAAATGTGTTCGTACAGACATTCGCGGCGGCATCGAACGCGGCGGGCGTCGTGGCGGTGGCGCAGGCGACGAGCCCCTTCGCGGCAGCGTTCAACCTGCCGCTGACGCTCGACGAGTGGACGAACGTTGAACGAATCAACACGAACATCTTCTGGGGCTATCTCGGCTTCTCGGCG
This sequence is a window from Lacipirellula parvula. Protein-coding genes within it:
- a CDS encoding ABC transporter permease, translating into MLFRENPVLQRELISNLRMTRGFLLLFAYVAGLGMLVYAAWPANQTLDLARPEEAQKLVNLFFFGQYILVSLMTPSFAAGAITGERERESYEMLLASPLRPGSIVLGKLLASLTPLAELMICSLPIVMLCLPLGGVSLYEVLVAYVAMICSVGLFGMISLWCSSFFQRTSASLVASYMLILPLAMAGVLVWRALQQAAELRIMVVLAIVPIACLSVGALLWADVCRRLIKPPDLGSGGKQAIDLETEAKEAVGLYIERDQFPDKLFAPPKRTTFLDDDANPIYDKEMRSEIFSQGTLMLRLVIQISMGLALPVMAVCLFMQRQLAPWYIAYVLLFNLLVGPVFSADSLTSERERSTLDLLLTTLITPWQMLWGKLLSGLRVSSVLTSFLLWPVFLACLMPVGYWPNLLTMGGYFLIVGITATTTAITALFCSTVFKKSSSSLMCSYLVLATLFLAPVAANVFVQTFAAASNAAGVVAVAQATSPFAAAFNLPLTLDEWTNVERINTNIFWGYLGFSALYGGVLLLAMTQLFKVRWRVSE